GGCGACCGAGCGGGTGAAGGACATATTCGACATCCGCTGGGAGTTCCACACCTTCCGCGGTGACCCCTACAGCGGTCTGGTCACCGCGGCGGACGACCTCAAGGCGGACGCCGTCGTCGTCGGCGCATCCGAGCAGGCGGGCCATCGGATCGTCGGCTCGGTCGCGGTGCGCCTCGTCAAGGCGGGCCGCTGGCCCGTCACCGTGGTGCCGTAGCCCACAGCCGCCAGACTGCTGAACCCGCACAGGTACAGGGGGTGTGGCGTCTTCCGTCATGCCCATGCCTGCGCCATCATGATCCGCCATCAGCCGACTGCCGTCCGCGAAAAGGTGGAGCTCATGGCGGGACTCCGGATGGGGCATGGCGTACTGCGCCGCAAGCCCATCGAGAACATCGAAGAGACCGAGGCAGAAGCGGGCGGTGGACTCTCCCGCTCGCTCGGCCTCTGGCAGCTCACCGCGATCGGCGTCGGTGGCATCATCGGCGCCGGCATCTTCACGCTCGCCGGGACGGTGGCCAACGGCACGGCCGGACCCGCCGTCCTCATCTCCTTCCTCATCGCCGGTGTCGCGAGCGCGGCAGCGGCCTTCTCGTACGCCGAGTTCGCGGGCCTCATCCCGAAGGCGGGATCGGCTTACACGTACGGCTATGTGGTGCTCGGCGAGCTCACCGGCTGGTTCATCGGCTGGGACCTGCTCCTGGAGTACACGGCGATCGTGGCGGTGGTCGCGATCGGCATCTCCGGCTACTTCAACTTCCTGATCGAGGACATGGGCGCCGAGCTGCCGAACTGGATGCTGGGCGCGCCCGGCACCGGGGACGGCCACAGGGTCGACCTGTTCGCGGCGGTGCTCTGCCTGCTCATCGCGTACCTGCTGACCCTCGGCATCAAGAACGCGGCCCGCTTCGAGATGATCGTGGTCGTCCTGAAGGTCATCGTGGTGCTCATCGTCATCGCGGTCGGGTTCTTCCACATCAACACCGGGAACTACAAGCCGTTCTTCCCCTTCGGGGTCAGCGGGGCGTTCACGGGTGCGGCGACGGTCTTCTTCGCGGTCTTCGGCTACGACGCGATGAGCACCGCCGCCGAGGAGTCCAAGGACGCGCAGCGCCACATGCCGAAGGCGATCCTCTACTCGCTGGGCATCTCGATGGTCCTGTACGTCCTGGCCTGCCTGGTCCTCACCGGCATGCAGAGCTACGAGGACATCGACCCGGAGAGCGGCTTCTCCACCGCGTTCAAGTCGGTGGGCCTGGGCGGTCTCGCCGATGTCATCGCGGTCGGCGCGATCATCGGCATCCTCACCGTGATGTTCACCTTCATGCTCGGCGTGACCCGCGTGTGGTTCAGCATGTCGCGCGACGGGCTGCTGCCGAAGTGGTTCGCCAAGACGCACAAGACCCGGCACGTGCCGACCCGCGTGACCTGGATCGTCGGCTTCGCGTCGGCCGCCATCGCCGGGTTCCTGCCGATCGGCGAGGCCGCCGAACTCACCAACATCGGCATCCTGTTGGCCTTCGTCGTGGTGTGCGTCGCGGTGATCGTGCTGCGCTACAAGCAGCCCGACCTGCCGCGTACGTTCCGCTGCCCCGGCATGCCGGTGGTACCCGCCATCGGGGTCGTCTTCTCCATCTGGCTGATCACGTTCCTGCAGTGGCAGACGTGGGTGCGGTTCGCGGTGTGGTTCGTGGTCGGCCTCATCGTGTACTTCGGGTACTCCTACCGGAAGTCGGAGCTTGCCAAGACCGACCGCGTTCCCTGAGGGCCGGGCTCCGGAAGGGCCGGGCTCCGGCCGGCGCACACACGAGCAGGGAGCTTGTGTAACATCCACTTTCGGGTTTCAGTCATTACTCGGAGGGGTGTTCTGATGGGGGAGCTCGCGCGCGCGTGGGTCGAGGGATGGACCGTCTCGCGGCGGACACCGAAGCCGGTGGACGAACCGTGGGGGCTGAGCATCCAGGTCGGACTGCCGACCCAGACGGTCCGTCACGTCCTGCTCGACGCCGATACCGGGACGGCCCGCGAGCTCATCGGATCGGTCACCGAACCGGCCACCTGCATCAAGGCCTTTCTGGAACCGGACGTCATGGAGCCCTGGTTCCCGCCCGAGTGGGAGCCGACCGATCCCGGCTTCCTGATGGCGGTCGACCTGCGTCCGTCCCCAGTGCGCGCACC
This Streptomyces sp. NBC_01283 DNA region includes the following protein-coding sequences:
- a CDS encoding amino acid permease — protein: MAGLRMGHGVLRRKPIENIEETEAEAGGGLSRSLGLWQLTAIGVGGIIGAGIFTLAGTVANGTAGPAVLISFLIAGVASAAAAFSYAEFAGLIPKAGSAYTYGYVVLGELTGWFIGWDLLLEYTAIVAVVAIGISGYFNFLIEDMGAELPNWMLGAPGTGDGHRVDLFAAVLCLLIAYLLTLGIKNAARFEMIVVVLKVIVVLIVIAVGFFHINTGNYKPFFPFGVSGAFTGAATVFFAVFGYDAMSTAAEESKDAQRHMPKAILYSLGISMVLYVLACLVLTGMQSYEDIDPESGFSTAFKSVGLGGLADVIAVGAIIGILTVMFTFMLGVTRVWFSMSRDGLLPKWFAKTHKTRHVPTRVTWIVGFASAAIAGFLPIGEAAELTNIGILLAFVVVCVAVIVLRYKQPDLPRTFRCPGMPVVPAIGVVFSIWLITFLQWQTWVRFAVWFVVGLIVYFGYSYRKSELAKTDRVP